A stretch of the Malus sylvestris chromosome 10, drMalSylv7.2, whole genome shotgun sequence genome encodes the following:
- the LOC126587022 gene encoding uncharacterized protein LOC126587022, whose translation MLQLPHFTCCFLLLLLPLITCSNSMLTTVYDVLRAHGLPIGLLPKGVVDFEVDDAGRFTAHLDQACNAKFESELHYDRNVSGTLSFGRIGSLSGISAQELFLWFPVKGIRIDVPSSGIIYFDVGVVYKQFSLSLFETPPDCTAASGSFEAIGTVSKSKSGKLRSKLNYELGGRYFG comes from the exons ATGCTGCAGCTGCCGCACTTCACCTGCTGTTTCCTCCTCTTACTGCTCCCGTTGATCACGTGCTCGAATTCGATGCTGACGACGGTGTACGACGTGCTGCGGGCCCACGGGCTTCCGATCGGACTGCTTCCGAAAGGGGTCGTCGATTTCGAGGTCGACGACGCCGGCAGGTTTACGGCCCACCTGGATCAGGCCTGCAATGCCAAGTTCGAGAGCGAGTTGCATTACGACAGAAACGTTTCGGGGACGCTGAGTTTCGGGCGGATCGGATCCTTGTCGGGTATTTCGGCGCAGGAGCTGTTCCTCTGGTTTCCGGTTAAGGGTATCCGGATCGACGTGCCCAGCTCCGGCATCATTTACTTCGATGTCGGCGTCGTTTATAAGCAGTTCTCGCTGTCGCTGTTCGAAACGCCGCCTGATTGCACGGCCGCCTCCGGCAGCTTTGAAGCCATTGGAACCGTTTCCAAG AGTAAATCGGGGAAATTGCGGTCCAAGCTCAATTATGAACTTGGTGGGAGATATTTTGGGTAG
- the LOC126587021 gene encoding probable sodium/metabolite cotransporter BASS3, chloroplastic, with product MSTTPISYPITSRPFLSLAPATAASKLFARPNSHTKSSLFSSPSSSSYHFLNRVFRNGAALSIRACSTSPFIGRVGSQWREGNASLLSFGINPPAQISKGASDDSSSSQVLSAMLPFVVAATAIAALAQPSTFTWVSKDLYAPALGGIMLSIGIKLSIDDFALAFKRPLPLSVGFIAQYVLKPVLGVLIANAFGVPRMFYAGFVLTACVAGAQLSSYASFLSKGDVALSILLTSTTTIASVIVTPLLTGLLIGSVVPVDAVAMSKSILQVVLFPVTIGLVLNTYAKPVVNFLRPVMPVVAMICTSLCIGSPLAINRSQILSVEGFRLIFPVIAFHAVAFTLGYWVSKTPGLRQEEEVSRTLSLCTGMQSSTLAGLLASQFLGSSQAVPPACSVVAMAIVGLFLASFWGTGSQIRDLPSLLTPRTGSPVKA from the exons ATGTCCACCACTCCCATCTCCTATCCAATAACCTCAAGACCCTTTCTTTCTCTCGCACCCGCCACCGCAGCCTCAAAACTCTTTGCACGCCCGAATTCCCACACCAAAAGCTCTCTCTTTTCCTCCCCTTCGTCTTCCTCCTATCATTTCCTCAATAGGGTATTCAGAAATGGGGCTGCTCTGTCGATAAGAGCTTGCTCGACGTCGCCGTTTATCGGCAGAGTCGGGTCGCAGTGGAGGGAAGGCAACGCGTCGCTGCTGTCTTTTGGGATAAACCCACCAGCTCAAATATCCAAAGGGGCTTCCGACGACTCGTCGTCGTCTCAGGTCTTATCTGCAATGCTTCCTTTCGTCGTTGCTGCTACCGCCATTGCTGCTCTGGCTCAGCCGTCAACGTTCACTTG GGTATCCAAGGATTTATATGCCCCTGCTCTTGGTGGGATCATGCTGTCAATTGGAATCAAACTGTCGATTGATGATTTTGCTCTTGCATTCAAAAG ACCTTTACCCCTCTCTGTTGGGTTTATCGCGCAGTATGTACTGAAACCGGTACTTGGGGTACTAATTGCTAACGCATTTGGCGTGCCAAGGATGTTCTACGCTGGCTTTGTCCTCACTGCTTGTGTTGCAGGGGCTCAGCTGTCTAGCTACGCTAGTTTCTTGAGCAAAGGAGACGTGGCCTTGAGCATTCTCCTcaccagcaccaccaccatTGCTTCCGTGATCGTAACGCCTTTACTAACCGGCCTTTTAATCGGTTCTGTTGTTCCGGTTGATGCTGTTGCCATGTCAAAGTCGATATTGCAG GTGGTTCTTTTTCCGGTCACAATTGGTCTTGTGCTCAATACTTATGCAAAACCAGTTGTCAATTTCCTTCGACCAGTGATGCCAGTTGTTGCTATGATATGCACTTCATTGTGCATTGGCAGTCCTCTTGCAATTAACCGGAGTCAAATTCTATCTGTAGAGGGTTTCCGGTTGATATTTCCAGTCATAGCATTTCATGCGGTGGCCTTTACACTTGGATACTGGGTATCCAAAACTCCAGGTTTGAG gcaagaagaagaagttagCAGGACACTTTCCTTATGCACGGGAATGCAGAGTTCCACTTTGGCAGGGTTACTTGCAAGCCAATTCCTTGGGAGCAGCCAGGCCGTTCCTCCAGCATGTTCGGTTGTTGCCATGGCCATCGTGGGCCTTTTTCTTGCGTCTTTCTGGGGCACCGGCTCTCAAATCAGAGACCTTCCGTCCCTACTAACACCTCGAACAGGTTCTCCAGTGAAGGCTTAG